From Cucumis melo cultivar AY chromosome 1, USDA_Cmelo_AY_1.0, whole genome shotgun sequence, a single genomic window includes:
- the LOC103497644 gene encoding seed lectin-like, whose translation MFYIVVLLSLATSTIEGNSLSLSLSNSKSKANNYKTFVQVLRHSIIENTSQLYGIPILKTSFPPSQRFFTFSLANVIDETITLALDKVNLEVVGYLSNNTSYMFLDAPIEAFQVVFPSTCRVIIDFYSDYKSIEIAANTTRFETLLGFDPIDVAISTLFHYRQDSVPNAFLVILQMVIEGMKFKFIEQSVFMNIKYGYNFKPSLAFVSLQDNWVKLSSQIQVSPSLQGIFGEVIQLYDSNDKIIQVDAIDYPIIIPNIAMQLHHHCNVSKKIIKMTVQNDPCNVQSRTTHIIGRAGLCVDVENRLSNDGSPLILYPCRQQMNQRWTFQRDGTIQSLGKCLTFNDTNFVLIYDCSKVEPSVIKWKVSVDGTISNPSSGLVLTANSPARTTKLKMEANQQTIGQCWRVGNYINPIVGSIIGLDGVCLVATNNNTNIELDDCAKNKSEQYWALYGDGTIRVNSSRNLCVSLTSSDCTPGRIITVLMCNGSSSQRWNFQADGSIINPKCGMAIDVDTRWYDIILYPKTGEYTQQWSLFY comes from the coding sequence ATGTTTTACATTGTTGTTCTTCTTTCTCTTGCCACTTCTACCATTGAAGGCAACTCACTCTCTTTGTCATTGTCAAATTCAAAGTCAAAGGCCAATAATTACAAAACCTTCGTTCAAGTATTACGCCATTCCATCATTGAAAACACTTCTCAATTATATGGTATACCTATTTTGAAAACCTCATTCCCTCCTTCTCAACGTTTCTTCACTTTTTCCCTCGCCAATGTAATTGACGAAACTATCACTCTTGCATTAGACAAAGTGAATCTTGAAGTTGTAGGATATCTTTCAAACAACACTTCCTATATGTTTCTCGATGCCCCGATTGAAGCTTTCCAAGTCGTCTTCCCTTCGACTTGTCGAGTCATAATTGATTTCTATAGCGACTATAAATCTATTGAAATTGCAGCTAATACTACTAGATTTGAAACTCTTCTTGGATTTGATCCTATTGATGTAGCCATCTCCACCTTATTTCACTATCGCCAAGATTCTGTTCCTAATGCATTTCTTGTTATCCTTCAAATGGTAATAGAAGGAATGAAATTCAAGTTCATTGAGCAAAGTGTTTTCATGAACATAAAGTATGGTTACAATTTCAAACCTAGTCTTGCATTTGTTAGCTTACAAGACAATTGGGTCAAACTTTCTTCACAAATCCAAGTATCTCCATCATTACAAGGAATATTTGGAGAAGTTATTCAGCTTTATGATTCAAATGATAAAATCATTCAAGTAGATGCCATTGATTATCCAATCATAATCCCTAATATTGCCATGCAATTACATCATCATTGCAATGTTAGTAAAAAAATCATAAAGATGACGGTCCAAAATGATCCATGCAATGTACAATCACGCACTACACATATTATTGGGAGAGCAGGACTTTGTGTTGATGTTGAAAATAGACTTTCTAATGATGGAAGTCCTCTCATTTTGTACCCATGTAGACAACAAATGAATCAACGTTGGACATTTCAAAGAGATGGGACAATTCAGTCATTAGGAAAGTGTTTAACCTTTAATGACACTAATTTTGTTCTTATTTATGATTGCAGTAAAGTTGAACCAAGTGTCATTAAATGGAAAGTTTCAGTAGATGGGACAATCAGCAATCCTAGCTCTGGCCTTGTCTTGACAGCAAATTCACCCGCAAGAACCACCAAATTGAAAATGGAAGCCAATCAACAAACTATTGGCCAATGTTGGAGAGTTGGAAATTACATAAATCCAATTGTAGGTTCTATTATAGGATTGGATGGGGTTTGTTTAGTGGCaacaaataataatacaaacatTGAGTTGGATGATTGTGCGAAGAACAAGAGTGAACAATATTGGGCTCTTTATGGTGATGGAACAATAAGAGTAAACAGCAGTCGCAATTTATGTGTGTCGTTGACATCGTCGGACTGCACGCCAGGTAGGATTATTACAGTTCTTATGTGCAATGGATCATCAAGCCAACGATGGAACTTCCAAGCTGATGGCTCAATCATAAACCCTAAATGTGGGATGGCGATTGATGTTGACACACGTTGGTATGATATTATTTTGTATCCTAAAACAGGTGAGTATACTCAGCAATGGAGCTTATTTTATTAA